From the Micromonospora lupini genome, one window contains:
- a CDS encoding PQQ-dependent sugar dehydrogenase has product MQRRRYRPATMLAGLLILTLSALLVPPAPMAGTAAAGTPRARAVPLTELTVVSERVAFGLQRPIALTGLPDGRMLIAEKNGTVRAYHPDTGLAAEPVLDLTARIDTSDNERGLLGITPAPNFARTGILYVAYTSLPAGALTLARVPIGAPDRLQVLLTQEHAEFGNHNGGQVAFGRDGYLYWSTGDGGDANDPFKSGQNLGTLLGKIVRIDVNRACGGKPYCVPSDNPFVRVPGARPEIWVYGLRNPWKFSIDPVDGSLWIGDVGQGLVEEIDHIRPSQRGANLGWSCREGTPVFDQTQCRPGVRLTDPVFEYEHYLTENCSVIGGVVYRGSATPEARGTYLASDYCSTLAFAVRPRATGGYESATIGNLPTQPTAIGTDAQGELYVLSDLPGWLSRVRFERVQPAPAAG; this is encoded by the coding sequence ATGCAGAGACGGCGTTATCGCCCGGCCACCATGCTGGCGGGGCTGCTCATCCTGACCCTGTCCGCGCTTCTGGTGCCGCCGGCGCCGATGGCCGGCACCGCGGCGGCCGGCACGCCCCGCGCCCGTGCGGTGCCACTGACCGAGCTGACAGTCGTATCCGAACGGGTGGCGTTCGGTCTGCAGCGTCCGATCGCGCTCACCGGACTGCCGGACGGTCGGATGCTGATCGCGGAGAAGAACGGCACCGTCCGCGCGTACCATCCCGACACCGGCCTGGCGGCAGAGCCGGTGCTCGACCTGACCGCCCGGATCGACACGTCGGACAACGAGCGCGGCCTCCTCGGCATCACGCCCGCGCCGAACTTCGCGCGGACCGGGATCCTCTACGTGGCCTACACGAGCCTGCCGGCCGGCGCGCTCACCCTGGCACGAGTGCCCATCGGCGCTCCGGACCGGCTCCAGGTGCTGCTCACCCAGGAGCACGCCGAGTTCGGCAACCACAACGGCGGCCAGGTCGCCTTCGGCCGCGACGGCTACCTCTACTGGTCCACCGGCGACGGCGGCGACGCGAACGACCCGTTCAAGAGCGGCCAGAACCTCGGCACCCTGCTCGGCAAGATCGTGCGAATCGACGTCAACCGCGCCTGCGGGGGCAAGCCCTACTGCGTGCCCTCCGACAACCCGTTCGTCCGCGTGCCTGGCGCGCGGCCGGAGATCTGGGTCTACGGGCTGCGCAACCCGTGGAAGTTCTCCATCGACCCGGTCGACGGCTCCCTGTGGATCGGTGATGTCGGCCAGGGGCTGGTCGAGGAGATCGACCACATCCGCCCGTCGCAGCGTGGGGCGAACCTCGGGTGGTCCTGTCGAGAGGGCACGCCGGTCTTCGACCAGACGCAGTGCCGGCCGGGCGTGCGGCTCACCGACCCGGTCTTCGAGTACGAGCACTACCTGACGGAGAACTGTTCGGTGATCGGCGGCGTGGTGTACCGAGGGTCCGCCACCCCGGAGGCGCGAGGCACGTACCTCGCGAGCGACTACTGCTCGACCCTCGCGTTCGCCGTCCGCCCCAGGGCCACGGGCGGCTACGAGTCCGCGACGATCGGCAACCTCCCCACCCAGCCCACCGCGATCGGCACCGACGCGCAGGGTGAGCTGTACGTGCTCAGCGACCTCCCGGGATGGCTGAGCCGGGTACGGTTCGAGCGGGTCCAGCCGGCCCCGGCAGCGGGGTGA
- a CDS encoding helix-turn-helix transcriptional regulator: MWPAWCRQFDRPRGQPAPWRSARFGRLGRRRRMGACVTSPSATLGDRRNLLVKSASLSTSSVAPAVLRQPPVGATCQAHHDLGIGCPPSRNLCWVIRNEALAAFLRDRRSRVEPRRVGLPGGHRRRVPGLRREEVAQLAGVSVDYYARLEQGRQPTASPGVLSSVARTLCLTDDERRHLFALARVAEQRPVADPGDPVNDRVRQLVAAFGDTPAGVLQPMLDVAYFNAAAAFLYADFATMPARHRNAVRWTMLAPEARERWGAEWAGAAADLVGLLRLHAGQYPGHPRLAEITNELSERSPEFRQLWHDQTVSTWQHHVKTLRHPAFGEMSFTNEFLTLQSAPHLSIVVMAPAEPQRFAAALSASRSVAAAARDGAFS, translated from the coding sequence ATGTGGCCGGCGTGGTGTCGGCAATTCGATCGGCCTCGAGGTCAACCGGCGCCGTGGCGATCGGCTCGGTTCGGTCGGCTCGGCCGTAGGCGCCGGATGGGGGCGTGCGTCACAAGCCCATCGGCAACCCTTGGAGACCGCCGGAACCTGTTGGTGAAATCTGCATCCCTGTCCACTTCTTCAGTAGCGCCTGCGGTACTCAGGCAACCACCGGTCGGTGCGACGTGCCAGGCACACCATGACCTAGGAATCGGATGCCCACCCTCGCGTAACCTTTGTTGGGTGATCCGTAATGAAGCTCTGGCCGCCTTCCTGCGGGATCGGCGAAGCCGCGTAGAGCCTCGTCGCGTCGGCCTGCCGGGAGGGCACCGGCGGCGAGTTCCGGGGCTGCGCCGCGAAGAGGTGGCCCAACTCGCGGGCGTGAGCGTCGACTACTACGCGCGCCTCGAGCAGGGGCGGCAGCCGACGGCGTCGCCCGGGGTGCTGAGCAGCGTGGCCCGCACGCTGTGTCTGACCGACGACGAGCGCCGGCACCTGTTCGCGCTCGCGCGCGTCGCCGAGCAGCGGCCGGTCGCCGATCCCGGCGATCCCGTCAACGATCGGGTACGGCAGCTTGTCGCAGCGTTCGGCGACACGCCGGCGGGGGTGCTGCAGCCCATGCTGGACGTGGCGTACTTCAACGCCGCCGCGGCGTTCCTGTACGCCGACTTCGCGACGATGCCCGCCCGCCACCGAAACGCCGTCCGGTGGACGATGCTCGCCCCGGAGGCCCGTGAGCGGTGGGGAGCGGAGTGGGCGGGCGCCGCCGCCGACTTGGTCGGGCTGCTGCGCCTGCATGCCGGGCAGTACCCTGGCCATCCTCGGCTCGCCGAGATCACCAACGAGCTCTCCGAGCGCAGCCCCGAATTTCGGCAGCTGTGGCACGACCAGACCGTCTCCACCTGGCAGCACCACGTGAAGACCCTGCGGCACCCGGCGTTCGGTGAGATGTCGTTCACAAACGAGTTCCTGACGCTGCAGAGCGCACCGCACCTCAGCATCGTGGTGATGGCGCCGGCTGAGCCGCAGCGCTTCGCCGCCGCCCTGTCGGCATCGAGATCGGTGGCTGCTGCGGCACGTGACGGCGCGTTTTCCTGA
- a CDS encoding alpha/beta fold hydrolase gives MAYIKVGEENSTDIELYYEDHGTGRPVVLIHGFPLSGRSWEKQEAALLDAGYRVITYDRRGFGRSSQPAGGYDYDTFASDLDTLLHTLELDDVTLVGFSMGTGEVVRYLGTRGSARVARVALLGPLGPFLRKTDDNPEGVETAFFEGIKSAIRADRPAAIKSFLDNFYNMDVLGGTLVSDSAWQDSFNVALGASPIAAVKCVDAWLEDFRDDIASIDIPVLVVQGDSDRILPPPVTGNRLPALLRDVRQVQIEGGPHAIGWTHAERVNQELIAFLG, from the coding sequence ATGGCGTACATCAAGGTCGGAGAGGAAAACTCCACCGACATCGAGCTGTATTACGAGGACCACGGAACCGGCCGGCCGGTGGTGCTCATCCACGGGTTCCCCCTCAGCGGACGCTCGTGGGAGAAGCAGGAAGCCGCGCTTCTCGACGCCGGATACCGGGTGATCACCTACGACCGGCGAGGCTTCGGGCGGTCCAGCCAACCGGCCGGCGGCTACGACTACGACACCTTCGCCAGCGACCTGGACACCCTTCTGCACACCCTCGAACTCGACGATGTCACGCTCGTGGGCTTCTCGATGGGCACCGGTGAGGTCGTCCGCTACCTGGGAACCCGCGGCTCGGCCCGAGTGGCCCGGGTGGCCCTGCTCGGACCGCTCGGACCGTTCCTGCGCAAGACCGATGACAACCCCGAAGGTGTCGAGACGGCGTTCTTCGAGGGCATCAAGTCCGCCATCAGGGCGGATCGGCCGGCGGCCATCAAATCGTTCCTCGACAACTTCTACAACATGGATGTCCTCGGCGGCACCCTGGTGAGCGACTCCGCCTGGCAGGACAGCTTCAACGTGGCGCTGGGCGCCTCGCCCATCGCCGCGGTGAAGTGCGTCGACGCGTGGCTGGAGGACTTCCGCGACGACATCGCCTCGATCGACATCCCGGTACTGGTCGTCCAGGGCGACTCGGACCGGATCCTGCCGCCGCCGGTCACCGGTAACCGGCTGCCCGCGCTGCTGCGCGACGTACGGCAGGTCCAGATCGAGGGCGGCCCGCACGCGATCGGCTGGACGCACGCCGAGCGCGTGAACCAGGAGCTGATCGCCTTCCTCGGCTGA
- a CDS encoding alpha/beta fold hydrolase, which translates to MFSVSNKARRLALGAAGLGVLISLAGVAAPALAESSYLHPAKEKPTVVLVHGAWADGSSWDKVAAKLQHDGYRVVTPPNLLSGVKNDADSLRAYLDTITGPIVLVGHSYGGMVITNAAVGDEQVKALVYVDAYIPDAHDTVLSLTSAVPGSVFAAEASTVFDQVAIPGADPGIVNLYVKPSIFGKAFADRSIPAKDVAVLAARQRPLALNALVEESGEPAWRTIPSWSVIGKQDAVIPAAEQVAMSKRAKAHTTEVNAPHLSMVTDTGAVTNQIEAAAKATN; encoded by the coding sequence GTGTTCTCTGTCTCGAACAAGGCTCGCCGACTGGCGCTGGGAGCAGCCGGCCTCGGTGTGCTGATCAGCCTCGCCGGGGTCGCCGCGCCGGCCCTCGCCGAAAGCAGCTACCTGCACCCCGCGAAGGAGAAGCCGACTGTCGTGCTCGTGCACGGCGCGTGGGCGGACGGGTCCAGCTGGGACAAGGTGGCGGCCAAGCTCCAGCACGACGGCTACCGGGTGGTCACGCCGCCGAATCTGCTGTCGGGCGTGAAGAACGACGCGGACAGTCTCCGCGCGTACCTGGACACCATCACCGGACCGATCGTCCTCGTCGGGCACTCGTACGGCGGCATGGTCATCACCAACGCGGCAGTGGGTGACGAGCAGGTCAAGGCCCTGGTGTACGTCGACGCGTACATCCCGGATGCGCACGACACAGTGCTGTCGCTGACCTCGGCCGTGCCGGGCTCGGTCTTCGCGGCCGAAGCGTCCACAGTCTTCGACCAGGTCGCGATTCCCGGCGCCGACCCGGGAATTGTCAACCTCTACGTGAAGCCGTCGATCTTCGGTAAGGCGTTCGCCGACAGGAGCATCCCCGCCAAGGACGTGGCGGTACTGGCCGCCCGGCAGCGGCCCCTGGCCTTGAACGCCCTGGTCGAGGAGTCCGGCGAGCCGGCCTGGCGCACCATCCCCTCGTGGTCGGTGATCGGCAAGCAGGACGCCGTCATCCCCGCCGCCGAGCAGGTCGCCATGTCCAAGAGGGCCAAGGCACACACCACCGAGGTCAACGCCCCCCACCTGTCCATGGTCACCGACACGGGCGCGGTCACCAACCAGATCGAGGCCGCCGCCAAGGCGACCAACTGA
- a CDS encoding alpha/beta fold hydrolase, translated as MLGISLRRPKTIAATLVAATLVTVLGSGAPHVFADGGVRPTPDEGHGDKPTIVLVHGAWADGSSWSGEVRRLQARGFEVQVAPQPGRGPTIDSGYLKDFLSTIEGPIVLAAHSYGGFVVSDAATGNKNVKALVFVDAFAPDKGETVEELTAGSGSVLEPALTDPTSVFKLVPFPGAPEGAVDAYVLPKVFIPGFANGLPRRQAEVLAVTQTALATNALAEPATEPAWKTIPVWAVIGEEDRVIPPARQEEMMKRAGADITRIDAGHLGLISHPGEVTQVILEAARTTT; from the coding sequence ATGCTCGGTATCTCGCTACGTCGGCCGAAGACCATCGCCGCAACGCTCGTCGCCGCAACCCTTGTGACGGTGCTCGGCTCAGGCGCCCCACACGTGTTCGCGGACGGCGGTGTGCGACCTACCCCCGACGAGGGGCATGGCGACAAGCCGACGATCGTCCTGGTGCACGGCGCCTGGGCCGACGGCTCGAGCTGGAGTGGGGAGGTCCGCAGACTCCAGGCACGCGGTTTCGAGGTCCAGGTCGCGCCGCAACCCGGCCGGGGGCCGACGATCGACAGCGGCTACCTGAAGGACTTCCTGTCCACCATCGAGGGTCCCATCGTGCTCGCGGCCCACTCGTACGGCGGCTTCGTGGTGAGCGACGCCGCGACCGGTAACAAGAACGTCAAGGCACTCGTGTTCGTCGACGCCTTCGCCCCGGACAAGGGGGAGACCGTCGAGGAACTCACCGCAGGCTCCGGCTCGGTGCTGGAGCCGGCCTTGACCGACCCCACGAGCGTCTTCAAGCTCGTGCCGTTCCCCGGCGCCCCGGAAGGCGCGGTCGACGCGTACGTCCTTCCGAAGGTGTTCATCCCCGGCTTCGCCAACGGTCTGCCTCGGCGGCAGGCGGAGGTGCTCGCCGTGACCCAGACCGCCCTGGCCACGAACGCCCTGGCGGAGCCGGCCACGGAGCCGGCGTGGAAGACGATCCCGGTATGGGCGGTGATCGGTGAGGAGGACCGGGTCATCCCGCCGGCCCGCCAGGAAGAGATGATGAAGCGGGCGGGGGCCGACATCACCCGGATCGACGCCGGCCACCTGGGCCTGATCTCGCATCCCGGTGAGGTCACCCAGGTCATCCTGGAGGCGGCCCGGACGACCACCTGA
- a CDS encoding alkene reductase gives MPTLFEPVQLGRLRLPSRIVMAPMGRGRADKRGTPLPYVAEYYAQRAAAGLIVSEATSPAPRAAGHAYGVQWHSAADTEAWTAVSAAVQAAGGRMVLQIMHAGRIGHPGLYGHRPLAPSPVAAAGMARTYDGPRPYPEPLEMSPADIADAIEDVVRCARAAITAGFEGVELHGANGYLIHQFLSGTVNRRSDGYGGPPHRRVRFAVELLEAVAAAIGADRVGLRLSPGFGLNDMSEPDAEVVYPALLDALRPVDPAYLHLVHGSDPALVRAVRAAWAGPIIVNPGTGDLDPDATARVVADALTAGFDAVSFGKQFLANPDLPRRLADGAALNRPDPATFYQGGRQGYLDYPTADITEGKATPWSYSSTSSR, from the coding sequence ATGCCGACACTTTTCGAGCCGGTTCAGCTGGGCCGCCTGCGGTTACCCAGCCGGATCGTGATGGCGCCGATGGGCCGGGGGCGAGCCGACAAGCGGGGGACGCCGCTGCCCTACGTGGCCGAGTACTACGCCCAGCGGGCTGCCGCCGGCCTCATCGTCAGCGAGGCCACCAGTCCGGCGCCGCGCGCGGCCGGCCACGCGTACGGGGTGCAGTGGCACTCCGCCGCGGACACCGAGGCCTGGACCGCGGTGTCCGCGGCTGTGCAGGCGGCCGGCGGACGCATGGTGCTGCAGATCATGCATGCCGGGCGGATCGGTCATCCCGGCCTCTACGGTCACCGGCCGCTGGCGCCCTCCCCGGTGGCCGCGGCCGGCATGGCCCGCACGTACGACGGTCCGCGCCCGTACCCCGAACCGCTGGAGATGTCGCCGGCGGACATCGCGGACGCGATCGAGGACGTCGTCAGGTGCGCCCGCGCGGCGATCACGGCCGGCTTCGAGGGCGTCGAGCTGCACGGCGCCAACGGGTACCTGATCCACCAGTTCCTGTCCGGCACTGTCAACCGCCGCTCCGACGGTTACGGCGGTCCCCCGCACCGCCGGGTGCGATTCGCGGTGGAGCTGCTGGAGGCCGTCGCCGCCGCGATCGGCGCGGACCGGGTCGGACTGCGGTTGTCCCCCGGGTTCGGCCTCAACGACATGAGCGAACCCGATGCCGAGGTGGTCTACCCGGCCCTGCTCGACGCCCTGCGGCCCGTCGATCCGGCCTATCTGCACCTGGTCCACGGCTCCGATCCCGCCCTGGTCCGGGCGGTCCGGGCGGCGTGGGCCGGACCGATCATCGTGAATCCGGGCACGGGTGACCTCGATCCGGACGCCACTGCGCGCGTCGTGGCGGACGCGCTGACCGCCGGGTTCGACGCGGTCTCCTTCGGCAAGCAGTTCCTCGCGAACCCCGACCTGCCGCGCCGCCTGGCCGACGGCGCCGCGCTCAACCGGCCGGACCCGGCGACCTTCTACCAGGGCGGCCGGCAGGGCTACCTCGACTACCCGACCGCCGACATCACCGAAGGAAAGGCGACGCCATGGTCGTATTCGTCAACAAGCTCACGCTGA
- a CDS encoding antibiotic biosynthesis monooxygenase family protein, which translates to MVVFVNKLTLIGAAEDLESRYAKVAEYMRTRPGLVSYILSRSQKDPSTYYNIAEWTDEESFRTALQEPEFRSRLDRLTGIIKGEPHLTEPVLRYDATN; encoded by the coding sequence ATGGTCGTATTCGTCAACAAGCTCACGCTGATCGGTGCCGCGGAGGACCTGGAGAGCCGCTACGCCAAGGTCGCCGAGTACATGCGGACCCGCCCCGGTCTGGTGAGTTACATCCTGAGCCGCTCCCAGAAGGACCCGTCGACCTACTACAACATCGCCGAGTGGACGGACGAGGAGTCCTTCCGCACGGCGCTGCAGGAGCCGGAGTTCCGCAGCCGGCTGGACCGGCTGACCGGCATCATCAAGGGTGAACCGCACCTGACCGAACCCGTCCTCCGCTACGACGCGACCAACTGA
- a CDS encoding SDR family NAD(P)-dependent oxidoreductase, with translation MTESKRPGAALVTGGTSGIGLAVVETLAESGRATFFCARDAEQVATITDKLRGRGLDVDGTVADVRSTDDVTRLVAAAVDRFGPISVLVNNAGRSGGGVTADLEDALWDDVLATNLTATFRVTREVLRAGGIREQGWGRIINIASTAGKQGVALAAPYTAAKHGVVGFTKALGFELAGSGITVNAVCPGYVETPMAVRVRQGYAAHWGVTEDAVLERFQAKIPLGRYSTPEEVAGLVGYLITDTAASMTAQAVNVCGGLGNY, from the coding sequence ATGACGGAATCGAAGCGCCCTGGCGCGGCCCTGGTCACCGGCGGCACGAGCGGTATCGGCCTGGCAGTGGTCGAGACGCTTGCCGAGAGCGGCCGCGCGACCTTCTTCTGCGCCCGCGACGCCGAGCAGGTCGCCACGATCACCGACAAGCTCCGCGGCCGTGGCCTGGACGTCGACGGTACCGTGGCCGACGTCCGATCCACCGACGACGTCACCCGGCTCGTCGCCGCCGCGGTGGACCGTTTCGGACCGATCAGCGTGCTGGTAAACAACGCCGGCCGATCCGGCGGCGGAGTCACGGCCGACCTGGAGGACGCGCTCTGGGACGACGTGCTCGCCACCAACCTCACCGCCACCTTCCGGGTGACCCGCGAAGTGCTCCGGGCCGGTGGCATCCGGGAGCAGGGCTGGGGACGCATCATCAACATCGCCTCCACCGCCGGCAAGCAGGGCGTGGCGCTGGCTGCCCCGTACACCGCCGCCAAGCACGGCGTGGTCGGGTTCACCAAGGCGCTCGGATTCGAGCTGGCCGGCAGCGGGATCACCGTCAACGCGGTGTGCCCGGGCTACGTGGAGACGCCGATGGCGGTCCGGGTCCGCCAGGGGTACGCCGCGCACTGGGGTGTCACCGAGGACGCGGTGCTGGAGCGGTTCCAGGCGAAGATCCCGCTCGGGCGTTACTCGACGCCGGAGGAGGTCGCCGGGCTGGTCGGCTACCTGATCACCGACACGGCGGCCTCGATGACCGCCCAGGCCGTCAACGTCTGCGGTGGCCTGGGCAACTACTGA
- a CDS encoding zinc-binding dehydrogenase produces MKAFVTSADVSHGIRLESLPDPCPAPGEALVEVRAVAVNRADLLLAARRPPGSQLGLDVAGTVVRPAEDGTGPPAGTPVAGLAASTGWAQLAAVRTDRLAALPDGVEPAIAAAVPVAGLTALYALQRAGWLLGRSVLVTGASGGVGGFVADLAAAAGATALGWTGTPERGRHLIERGHRIHAGYAAPPDEAVDVVIDSVGGTVFRDAFVKLRAGGVAVVFGNTVRADLVLPPDWGHARAGVRLEHLFLLDEIERRAAARDLATLFGLVADGRLRPHVGLRADWADADSAIEALLERQVTGRVVLGL; encoded by the coding sequence GTGAAGGCATTCGTCACGTCCGCGGACGTGTCCCACGGAATTCGTCTGGAATCTCTGCCCGATCCGTGCCCGGCTCCCGGCGAAGCGCTGGTCGAGGTCCGGGCCGTCGCCGTCAACCGAGCCGACCTGCTGCTCGCCGCCCGGCGCCCACCGGGATCCCAGCTCGGCCTGGACGTCGCCGGCACGGTAGTCCGGCCGGCCGAGGACGGTACCGGCCCACCGGCCGGTACGCCCGTCGCCGGACTGGCGGCCTCGACCGGCTGGGCTCAGCTCGCCGCCGTACGTACCGACCGCCTCGCGGCACTGCCCGACGGTGTCGAGCCGGCCATCGCGGCGGCGGTGCCGGTGGCCGGCCTCACCGCGCTGTACGCCCTGCAGCGGGCCGGGTGGCTGCTCGGCCGCTCGGTGCTGGTCACCGGCGCCAGCGGTGGAGTCGGCGGATTCGTGGCCGACCTGGCCGCCGCGGCCGGGGCGACGGCGCTGGGGTGGACCGGCACACCGGAACGCGGCCGGCACCTGATCGAGCGGGGCCACCGGATCCACGCGGGTTACGCGGCGCCACCCGACGAGGCGGTCGATGTGGTGATCGACAGCGTCGGCGGGACCGTCTTCCGCGACGCGTTCGTCAAGCTGCGCGCGGGTGGCGTGGCGGTGGTCTTCGGCAACACCGTCCGGGCCGACCTGGTCCTGCCACCGGACTGGGGGCATGCCCGCGCCGGCGTACGCCTGGAGCACCTGTTCCTGCTCGACGAGATCGAGCGCCGCGCGGCCGCTCGGGACCTGGCAACGCTGTTCGGCCTCGTCGCCGACGGCCGTCTACGACCGCACGTCGGGCTGCGAGCCGACTGGGCGGACGCCGACTCCGCCATCGAGGCACTACTGGAACGCCAGGTCACCGGCCGGGTCGTACTCGGCCTGTGA
- a CDS encoding AfsR/SARP family transcriptional regulator — MTDFRLLGALDVTLDGVRVPVRAPKQRALLVTLLVRANDEVPMDELYWRLWGQRPPAAPAAALHVHVARLRAALGDRSGTAGREGRPRVRSLGGGYLLQTPPETVDLFRFRSAAQEALRARQSGDTTSELTHVRAALGEWRDDPPAGITIASLAVVPSLAAEAGPALLEERLRLLERRFELEGYPPSELVPRLRALVALHPTRERPWALLVSALRRAGDREAAVAAYDEATATLRTRLGLAPGPELTAEYRRITGDRWHARTDVPTPATHRTLRGDGWAAVIDALTSRHDGTALPLVCLAGPASEERTADLVALAGRLHEEFPDGQWYVRLTGPDGRPHDPGRLLARLLRLSGAAPDAIPAGGRQLVNAYRARLSDRRVLLLLDDARDAEQVRDLLPGTSRCAVVAVGDDVRPELVALHGARSIDPDGGVGTGPCRRRRQRRISFLTVAGQPAEPPPAEHRDHPPGQAPATPRSGRAAPARRR; from the coding sequence GTGACCGATTTTCGCCTTCTCGGCGCACTGGACGTCACGCTCGACGGGGTTCGGGTGCCGGTACGCGCCCCGAAACAGCGCGCTCTCCTGGTGACCCTGCTGGTGCGGGCCAACGACGAGGTGCCGATGGACGAGCTCTACTGGCGCCTGTGGGGTCAGCGGCCACCGGCAGCGCCTGCGGCGGCGCTGCACGTCCACGTCGCGCGGTTGCGGGCGGCGCTCGGCGACCGTAGCGGCACGGCCGGACGAGAGGGGCGGCCTCGGGTGCGCTCGCTCGGCGGTGGATACCTGCTGCAGACTCCGCCCGAGACCGTGGATCTGTTCCGGTTCCGCAGCGCCGCCCAGGAAGCCCTGCGGGCCCGGCAGTCCGGCGATACGACGAGCGAACTGACACACGTACGGGCTGCCCTGGGAGAGTGGCGCGACGATCCGCCCGCGGGGATCACGATCGCCTCGCTCGCCGTCGTTCCCTCCCTCGCCGCCGAAGCCGGTCCGGCGCTGCTGGAGGAACGATTGCGGCTGCTCGAGCGGCGCTTCGAGCTTGAGGGATATCCGCCGAGCGAGCTCGTGCCGCGCCTGCGCGCTCTGGTCGCCCTGCACCCGACGCGCGAGCGGCCCTGGGCCCTGCTCGTGTCCGCGCTGCGTCGCGCCGGCGACCGGGAGGCGGCGGTGGCCGCGTACGACGAGGCCACCGCGACGCTCCGGACCCGGCTGGGCCTGGCACCGGGGCCGGAGCTCACGGCCGAGTACCGGCGGATCACCGGCGACCGCTGGCACGCGCGGACCGACGTGCCGACACCGGCCACCCACCGGACCCTGCGCGGCGATGGGTGGGCCGCGGTCATCGATGCCCTGACCAGCAGGCACGACGGCACCGCGCTGCCCCTGGTCTGCCTGGCCGGGCCGGCCAGCGAGGAGCGGACCGCGGATCTCGTCGCGCTGGCCGGGCGGCTGCACGAGGAGTTTCCGGACGGCCAGTGGTACGTGCGGCTGACCGGCCCCGACGGGCGGCCTCACGATCCGGGCCGGTTGCTGGCCCGGCTGCTGCGGTTGTCCGGTGCGGCGCCCGACGCCATCCCGGCGGGCGGGCGGCAACTGGTAAACGCCTATCGGGCCCGGCTCAGCGACCGGCGCGTGCTGCTCCTGCTCGACGACGCCCGGGACGCCGAGCAGGTACGCGACCTGTTACCGGGCACGTCCCGGTGTGCCGTGGTCGCCGTCGGCGACGACGTACGCCCCGAACTGGTGGCGTTGCACGGCGCCCGGTCGATCGACCCGGACGGCGGCGTCGGAACCGGGCCGTGCCGGCGCCGGCGCCAGCGGCGGATTTCCTTCCTCACCGTCGCAGGACAGCCCGCAGAACCTCCTCCAGCCGAGCACCGGGATCATCCACCAGGTCAGGCGCCCGCCACGCCACGAAGCGGTCGGGCCGCACCAGCGAGGCGCCGGTGA